The following proteins are encoded in a genomic region of Anabas testudineus chromosome 13, fAnaTes1.2, whole genome shotgun sequence:
- the rffl gene encoding E3 ubiquitin-protein ligase rififylin, with product MFASCCNWLCMDSTNVELSDGNERRNQSYTNSAFSSQPSPPPPEHTCKACGGHFDTTARKHVCVDCKKNYCSRCSAHQEPRPRLCHTCQRFYGNLLERAELMKLKVKELRDYLHLHEVSTHLCREKEELVELVLGHQSSPSSGSTPDTPTPEPPSVTSDLPDLTSHITPDHTTPTPILDPDPASAQPEAQAPPTETTSTEPDLQDEDPTWDPEEVPVSGRRASLSDLSCLDDIEELSVRQLKEILARNFVNYKGCCEKWELMERVTRLYQDQQNLLAANSVNAAESGGGGPGLEENLCKICMDSPIDCVLLECGHMVTCTKCGKRMSECPICRQYVIRAVHVFRS from the exons ATGTTTGCATCCTGCTGTAACTGGCTGTGTATGGACTCGACTAATGTTGAACTGTCTGATGGAAATGAGAGACGTAATCAGTCCTACACTAACTCAGCCTTCAGCAGTCagccttctcctcctccacctgaaCACACCTGTAAGGCATGTGGAGGGCACTTCGACACAACTGCCAGAAAG cACGTGTGTGTGGACTGTAAGAAGAACTACTGTAGCCGTTGCTCTGCCCATCAGGAGCCTCGTCCCCGCCTCTGTCACACCTGTCAGCGTTTCTATGGCAACCTGCTGGAGCGGGCGGAGCTTATGAAGCTGAAGGTGAAGGAGCTCAGGGACTACCTGCACCTACATGAGGTCTCCACACACCTGTGCAGAGAAAAG GAGGAGCTGGTGGAGCTGGTCCTGGGACACCAGTCTTCACCATCCAGCGGCAGCACACCTGATACTCCAACACCTGAACCCCcatctgtgacctctgacctgccTGACCTCACTTCTCACATAACCCCTGACCACACCACACCCACCCCGATCCTGGACCCTGACCCTGCTTCTGCACAGCCCGAAGCCCAAGCGCCTCCAACAGAGACCACCTCCACTGAGCCAGACCTTCAGGATGAAGACCCG ACTTGGGACCCTGAGGAGGTCCCGGTTTCGGGTCGCAGGGCTTCTCTGTCTGACCTGAGCTGTCTGGACGATATTGAGGAACTCAGCGTGCGACAGCTGAAGGAAATCCTCGCCAGGAACTTTGTCAACTACAAAGGCTGCTGTGAGAAGTGGGAGCTCATGGAGAGAGTGACCCGGCTGTATCAGGACCAGCAGAACCTACTCG CTGCCAACTCTGTGAACGCTGCAG AGTCCGGCGGTGGTGGTCCAggtctggaggagaacctctgTAAGATCTGTATGGACTCTCCAATCGACTGCGTCTTGCTGGAGTGTGGTCACATGGTCACCTGCACCAAATGTGGTAAAAGGATGAGCGAGTGTCCCATTTGTCGCCAGTACGTCATTCGAGCCGTCCACGTCTTCAGGTCTTGA